One genomic segment of Amycolatopsis sp. Hca4 includes these proteins:
- a CDS encoding helix-turn-helix transcriptional regulator produces MTSTQVHTSRREELGQFLKACRARIGPEEVGLPPGVRRRTSGLRREEVALLAGVGVTWYTWLEQGRPINASAQVLDAVARTLRMDHPEREHLYRLAELTPSRLPSTAEEVPEAVREVLRALDPLPATVVNGRFDILESNAAQEELFWEWHSLPCLHKNLLWCCVTEPNARRMLLNYDEEVPHMVARMRAEYGRHVGDPSWDEDIRRLSALSPEFAQLWARHEVAEPRPRLREFQHPRAGRMRLRLTELAVSEAPGLRIQVSTPDDASTWALLPLTRLAAS; encoded by the coding sequence ATGACGTCGACGCAGGTCCACACCAGCCGCCGGGAGGAACTCGGCCAGTTCCTCAAGGCGTGCCGCGCGCGGATCGGCCCGGAGGAGGTCGGGCTGCCGCCCGGGGTTCGCCGTCGCACGAGCGGGTTGCGGCGGGAGGAGGTCGCGCTGCTCGCCGGCGTCGGCGTCACCTGGTACACGTGGCTGGAGCAGGGGCGGCCGATCAACGCGAGCGCGCAGGTGCTCGACGCCGTGGCGCGCACGCTGCGGATGGACCACCCCGAGCGGGAGCACCTGTACCGGCTGGCGGAGCTGACGCCGTCGCGGCTGCCGTCGACGGCCGAGGAGGTGCCGGAGGCGGTGCGCGAGGTGCTGCGAGCGCTGGATCCGCTGCCGGCCACGGTGGTCAACGGCCGGTTCGACATCCTCGAGTCGAACGCGGCGCAGGAGGAGCTGTTCTGGGAGTGGCACAGCCTGCCGTGCCTGCACAAGAACCTGCTGTGGTGCTGCGTCACCGAGCCGAACGCGCGGCGGATGCTGCTGAACTACGACGAAGAGGTGCCGCACATGGTCGCGCGGATGCGCGCCGAATACGGCAGGCACGTCGGTGACCCGTCGTGGGACGAGGACATCCGGCGGCTGTCCGCGCTGAGCCCCGAGTTCGCGCAGCTGTGGGCGCGCCACGAGGTGGCGGAGCCGCGGCCGCGGCTGCGGGAGTTCCAGCACCCGCGGGCGGGCCGGATGCGCCTGCGGCTGACCGAGCTGGCGGTCTCCGAGGCGCCGGGGCTGCGGATCCAGGTGTCCACTCCGGACGACGCGTCGACGTGGGCATTGCTGCCCTTGACCCGGTTGGCGGCGTCATGA